The following proteins are encoded in a genomic region of Nocardioides renjunii:
- a CDS encoding quinone-dependent dihydroorotate dehydrogenase gives MRPYDVVFEQALTRADPERIHHAAFRAIRAAGPLTRRAVRVPGAPVHAMGLRFPHPLGLAAGFDKNAVGIDGLAALGFGHVEVGTVTGEAQPGNPRPRLFRLTADRAIVNRMGFNNDGAEVVARRLTAWRDAHHERSRRAARRNGFATSPGAPPPILGVNIGKTKVVPEEEAARDYEKSAGLLAPHADYLVVNVSSPNTPGLRDLQAVEKLEPLLAAVRRRADEVRPHDRVPLLVKIAPDLSDDDVLAVADLAVASGLDGIIATNTTISRDGLASSADTVEATGAGGLSGRPLTHRSEAVVRMLRDRVGPDLTLIGVGGVTTLDDARRRLAAGADLLQAYTAFVYEGPLWPRRIVRGLAADA, from the coding sequence GTGCGCCCCTACGACGTCGTCTTCGAGCAGGCCCTGACGCGGGCCGACCCCGAGCGCATCCACCACGCGGCGTTCCGGGCGATTCGGGCCGCGGGTCCGCTCACCCGGCGCGCGGTGCGGGTGCCGGGTGCCCCGGTCCACGCGATGGGCCTGCGGTTCCCGCACCCGCTCGGCCTGGCCGCGGGCTTCGACAAGAACGCCGTGGGGATCGACGGCCTCGCCGCGCTGGGCTTCGGCCACGTCGAGGTCGGCACGGTCACCGGCGAGGCGCAGCCGGGCAACCCGCGCCCGCGGCTCTTCCGGCTGACCGCCGACCGCGCGATCGTCAACCGGATGGGCTTCAACAACGACGGCGCCGAGGTGGTCGCCCGACGCCTGACCGCCTGGCGGGACGCGCACCACGAGCGGAGCCGCCGGGCCGCCCGGCGCAACGGGTTCGCCACGTCTCCCGGTGCGCCACCCCCGATCCTCGGGGTCAACATCGGCAAGACCAAGGTCGTCCCCGAGGAGGAGGCCGCGCGCGACTACGAGAAGTCCGCCGGCCTGCTCGCCCCCCACGCCGACTACCTCGTCGTCAACGTGTCCTCGCCCAACACGCCCGGCCTGCGCGACCTGCAGGCCGTCGAGAAGCTCGAGCCCCTGCTCGCCGCCGTACGCCGTCGCGCCGACGAGGTCCGGCCCCACGACCGGGTCCCGCTGCTGGTGAAGATCGCGCCCGACCTCAGCGACGACGACGTCCTCGCCGTCGCCGACCTCGCCGTCGCGAGCGGCCTCGACGGGATCATCGCCACCAACACGACCATCAGCCGTGACGGGCTGGCCAGCAGCGCGGACACCGTCGAGGCCACCGGCGCCGGTGGCCTCAGCGGCCGCCCCCTGACCCACCGCTCCGAGGCCGTGGTGCGGATGCTGCGCGACCGGGTCGGTCCCGACCTGACGCTGATCGGCGTCGGTGGGGTCACCACCCTCGACGACGCCCGCCGCCGCCTCGCCGCCGGCGCCGACCTGCTCCAGGCCTACACCGCCTTCGTCTACGAGGGCCCGCTCTGGCCGCGACGCATCGTGCGGGGGCTCGCCGCGGATGCCTGA
- a CDS encoding iron-sulfur cluster-binding protein, protein MAERPAEPRGPVHVDGEVVATKRVGGYRHLTLTAPGVPERFRAGSFVAVTVEGHVARRALWIHRVRASSAFGPTLDVVVDVRGSGTAWLAAQPVGTKVAVTGPLGRPFALPKEAVSCLLVGEGYAAAPLFPLAERLRERGCAVSLVVSAPDEAHLLSALEARRSVRSVTVLTADGSVGQRGTAADHLDDLVRRSRADVVYAAGPTDVLRSAASAAEQVGAWSQVAVEVPTPCGTGLCHGCPLPVVGEDGVDRVVRACAEGPVVRGDRVRWDAL, encoded by the coding sequence ATGGCTGAGCGCCCGGCGGAGCCGCGCGGCCCGGTCCACGTCGACGGCGAGGTGGTCGCCACCAAGCGGGTCGGCGGCTACCGCCACCTCACGCTCACCGCGCCGGGGGTCCCCGAGCGGTTCCGCGCCGGCAGCTTCGTGGCGGTGACCGTGGAGGGCCACGTGGCCCGGCGTGCCCTGTGGATCCACCGCGTCCGCGCCTCCTCCGCCTTCGGACCGACGCTCGACGTCGTCGTCGACGTACGGGGGAGCGGCACCGCGTGGCTGGCGGCCCAGCCGGTCGGCACGAAGGTCGCCGTCACGGGGCCGCTGGGCCGTCCGTTCGCGCTGCCCAAGGAGGCGGTGTCCTGCCTGCTGGTCGGCGAGGGCTACGCCGCAGCACCGCTGTTCCCGCTCGCCGAGCGGTTGCGCGAGCGCGGCTGCGCCGTGTCGCTCGTCGTGTCGGCCCCCGACGAGGCGCACCTGCTCTCCGCGCTCGAGGCCCGCCGCTCGGTGCGCTCGGTCACCGTGCTCACCGCCGACGGGTCGGTGGGCCAGCGCGGCACGGCCGCCGACCACCTCGACGACCTGGTCCGCCGCAGCCGGGCCGACGTCGTCTACGCCGCCGGCCCCACCGACGTCCTCCGCAGCGCCGCGTCCGCGGCCGAGCAGGTCGGGGCGTGGAGCCAGGTCGCCGTCGAGGTGCCCACGCCGTGCGGCACCGGGCTGTGCCACGGCTGCCCGCTGCCGGTGGTGGGGGAGGACGGCGTGGACCGCGTCGTCCGGGCCTGCGCGGAGGGCCCGGTCGTCCGGGGCGACCGCGTCCGGTGGGACGCTCTGTGA
- a CDS encoding nitronate monooxygenase: MSARVPGPVMVAAGCGGTGRELEAYAGPAGLDGLDLVTRSITLDARPGGPGPRLVEVPGGLVNAVGLPNPGLEHFLATELPWLVRAGVRVTVSVAGATIGEYADLARRLSRAPGVAGLEVNVGAPDEAGAGLFEVREPFHAASVVAAVRREFPADRPVLAKLRPDVSRIVEGARACHEAGATAVVVGNAVPAAFPDGRAGGLSGPAVAPIALRCVTAVRDALPGVPTIGCGGVRDAASARAYLAAGASAVQVGTALLHDPTTVARLRDHLTPTSEEMR; encoded by the coding sequence GTGAGCGCGCGGGTCCCCGGACCGGTCATGGTCGCCGCCGGCTGCGGCGGCACCGGTCGCGAGCTCGAGGCGTACGCCGGACCGGCCGGCCTCGACGGCCTCGACCTCGTCACCCGGTCCATCACCCTCGACGCCCGGCCCGGCGGCCCGGGGCCGCGCCTGGTCGAGGTGCCCGGCGGGCTGGTCAACGCCGTCGGCCTGCCCAATCCCGGCCTCGAGCACTTCCTCGCCACTGAGCTGCCATGGCTCGTGCGGGCCGGCGTGCGGGTCACCGTGTCAGTGGCCGGCGCCACCATCGGGGAGTACGCCGACCTCGCGCGGCGCCTGAGCCGGGCCCCGGGCGTCGCCGGCCTCGAGGTCAACGTCGGCGCCCCCGACGAGGCGGGCGCCGGGCTGTTCGAGGTCCGCGAGCCCTTCCACGCCGCCAGCGTCGTCGCCGCCGTCCGCCGCGAGTTCCCCGCCGACCGACCCGTGCTGGCCAAGCTGCGTCCGGACGTGTCACGGATCGTCGAGGGCGCCCGCGCCTGCCACGAGGCCGGCGCCACGGCCGTGGTGGTGGGCAACGCCGTCCCGGCCGCCTTCCCCGACGGCCGAGCCGGGGGTCTGAGCGGCCCGGCCGTGGCACCGATCGCGCTGCGCTGCGTCACCGCCGTCCGGGACGCGCTGCCCGGCGTCCCCACGATCGGGTGCGGCGGCGTCCGTGACGCCGCGTCCGCCCGCGCCTACCTCGCCGCCGGTGCGAGCGCCGTCCAGGTGGGCACCGCCCTGCTCCACGACCCCACGACCGTCGCCCGGCTCCGGGACCACCTCACGCCGACCTCCGAGGAGATGCGATGA